TTGAGCAAGAAGAAACAGCCTTACAATATGCTTTAAGAAGTAAAAATAAATCGCTGGCTAGTTCGCATATTCTTCAAAAAGAAAATTTAGAAAGACAGAAAAAAGAATTTGAAGCTCTATATGCCCAAGTATTACAAACTTGGCAACAGATGGAGCTTCAAAAGCAAAAACTAACACTTCAACTTCAAGAACTCAAAACAAAGGAAGTCTTGCTAACCAACAGACTTCAAAATGCTAAAAATCAAAGGGAATTACAGCTTGTTTTAGATGATTTGGAAATTTCTGATGAGATAGATTTGTTTGAAGACAAAGTAAATCAAGCACAAATAGAAGTTGATTTGGTAGATGGCGTATTAGACATCGAAAATCAAATGGAAGGCTTGCAAGCAAATTCATTAGACGAACTAGATAAAAAATTTGATGCCTATCAGCAAAAAGAACAAGACAAAATTCAAGAAAAACAACGCAAAAGGGTAGAACAAATTTTTAGTAGAAATGAGAATAAAACGCAAGCACAGAAAGCTGATGAAAAAAAACAGCTGGAAGAAAAAAGAAAACAACTTTTAGAACAGTTTAAAGAAACGCATCACAAAACGGTAAACGAAAGCGACAACCAAAAGCTACAAGATGACATAAAAGCTCATTTTGAGAAAGCTAACGCAAAAGAAGATAAAAGCAGTGTTTTGAATGATTTTTTTTCTCAAACAGAAAAGACAGAAAAAGAAGATACTTCAAAAAAATCTGTTATTGATGATTTTTTTAATCAAGATGAAAAACAACAGGGTGAAAAACCAACCCAACAAAAAAATCAGAAAACAGAACAAGAGCTAACTAAAGAAGAACAAATGAAAAAGTTTTTTGGGAAATAATTCTATTAGCTTTTAATGCTAAAGGCTGACAGGAGCAAAAATTTTTTAATATTTAACAACGTACGACAGTAAACTATTTTAATTTTTAAAACCACGAAAAAAATGGCAATCTCGCTAAAAAAAGGAGGACGTTTCAACCTCTCTAAAAATGAACCTAGTTTGGAAAAAGTAATGGTCGGACTTGGCTGGGAAATGAAGTCTGGCGCAAAGCTAGACCTAGATGTTTCTGTTTTTATGGTCGGAGCTTCAGGCAAACTTCCTGCTGATGAATATTTTGTTTTTTATAACAATTTAAAATCTCCAGACGGCTCTATACAACATACAGGCGACAACCGAACAGGCGATGGAGAGGGAGATGATGAAATGGTTTTGGCAAACTTACCTCTAGTGTCTTCTGACGTAAAAGAACTTATTTTTGTGGCTTCTATCCACGAAGCAGCTACTCGTCGTCATAACTTCGGACTTTTGAGAGATGCTTATATCAGAGTAGTAGATGTTAGTTCGGACAGAGAAATTTTGCGTTACGATTTGGATGAAGAATTTGGTTCAAACACTGATGTAGAGTTTGGAAGGTTAGTTAGAGAAAATGGAGAATGGTCGTTTGTAGCGTCTGGAATGGGCGAAAATGGAGGTTTACAGACCTTTGTAGATAAGTACGCATAAAATTCAATTCAGATTTTTGAATGTAGATTTTAGATTAGATATATATTTCATTCTAAAATCTACACTTCATAGTCAAAGGCAAGCCGTTTGACCTACGATTAATTCTAAATTGGTTTTCAATTCTAAAATCTTAAATCACAACTCTAAATTTATATAAATGAGCATATCACTAAATAAAAAAACAGGCATCAATCTTAAAAAAGGAAGTTCAATTTCTTTAGAAAAAGCAGGAAAAACCTATGACCGAATTTGTATTGGCGTAAACTGGGGGATGATAAAAACAAAACAACTTTTTGGTTTAGTTTCTAGCAATGAAAGTGTAGATTTAGATGGTAGTGTTGCCGTTTTTGATGCAGAAGGAAACCGAATAGATTTGGTATATTATTCTTCACTTATTTCAAAAGACAAAGCCATTGTGCATAGTGGCGACGACAGACAAGGCGATAGCAAGGCTGATGATTTTGATAATGAAGTTATTGAAATCGAACTCAACAAAATTGATGTCCGTGCTACCCAATTAATCTTTTTCCTAAATTCCTATAAAGGACAAGATTTTGCTGAAATTCCTTATTCTAAAATCCGAATTTTTGAAGGTAATAAGAGAGAGGTAAGAGAAGTTTTGGCAACATTTAATCTTTCTTCTGAACCCAAATTTGCAGGACATACTTCTATGGTAATGGGAAAAATGATGCGCCATGCATCTGGAAAATGGGAGTTTAAAGCCATTGGAGAAGCGATTCGTGCGCCACACATGAGCCAAACTTTAGATATTATTGCCAACGAATATTTATAACCAAGTCAAATTATAGCCATTTAATTATTATTTCAATAACTAATCTCGTAAAATTATGTCAATAAGACTTTCAAAGGGAAGCACCCTCAACCTTACCAAAAAAGAACCCAGCCTAGAAAAAATAATGATAGGATTGGGCTGGGAAATGAAAACCTCCAACAAATTAGATTTAGATGTTTCTATGTTTATGATTGGAGAAAATGGAAAACTTATCTCTGATGAATACTTGGTTTTCTATAACAACTTAAAATCTCCAGATGGTGCGGCGCAACACTTGGGCGACAACCGAACAGGAGACGGAGATGGAGACGATGAAATGATTTTGGTAAATTTAGCCACTATAAACCCAGCCGTAACAGAACTTATTTTGGCTGTTACAATTCATGAAGCTGAAACACGTCGCCATAACTTTGGACTATTGAAAGATGCTTATATTCGAATTGTGGATGTCAAAACTGACAGACAGGTTCTTATCTATGACCTTGATGAAGAATTTCCAACCGATACAAATGTAGAGTTCGGAAGGTTAGTAAAACAAAATAACGAATGGTCTTTTGTGGCTTCTGGTGTAGGAGGTAAAGAAGGTTTACAAGGGTATGTGGATAGATATGCTTAAAAAAATGAGTAGAAACAGTTTGTAGTGTTTTGATTCTACAAACTGTTTTTTGTTTTGGACTCAGTTTGTTTCTTGTAGTTGTAACGAGATATAAATTCAAGTCCCTTAAAGAAACTAAATAGTATGGTAAGACCAATAAAAAAGAATAGGATATAAATTAGCATAGGAATATGATATTTTTTTGGCAATAATTTTTATATCATTCCAATTCCAAAACTAAATCCAATTTTTAATTTATTTTAATAAAACACACTAAACTGCTTGTTTTCAGTGATTTGTTGTTTTTATCTCTTGAAGCATTAGCTTAATTATTATCCAAAATGAAAATGATTTTTTTCAAAATGAAGTAAAAAAAGAAAATTTTATTCACTTCTCTAGTGCTATTTTTACTCTCAAAATCCCTGCAACACTAATCGCATCTGTGATGTCTCCTCTCAAAACCATCTGATAGACTTCTTCAAAAGGTAGTTTTCTGATAGCTAAATTTTCTGTTTCTTCAGGCTGCATTTCTCCTTGTTCTAGTTCTTGTGCCAAAAAAACATATCCTACTTCATCACAAATAGAATTAGAAGTATGAAGCTTCATAAGTTTTTGCCATTTTTTTGCTTTTAATCCTGTTTCTTCTTCTAGTTCTCGTTGAGCGTGCAATAAATAATCCTCTGTAGGTGCGCCTCCCATCGGAATTTCCCAAGAATATTCGTTGAGGGCATAACGCCATTGTCCTACCAAATAGGTGTTGTTGTCTTTATCTAAGGGCACAATTCCGATAGCTGCATTTTTAAAATGTACTACACCATAGATTCCATTATTTCCACTTGGATTAATGACTTTATTTTCTTCTACATGAATCCAGTTGTTTTCATAAACCGTTTCCGTAGAGAGTGTTTTCCAGTCGTTTTTTTCATTCATAAACTTATATTTTTTTTATAACACATAGAAACATAGTACCACAGAGGGAAATACCATAGATTTTTTGGTTATCTAAACTACAAAAATTGCATTTCCTTCAATTCTTTACGAACTTTGCAGCCTAATTTATTTAGTTTGTAATTAGTCTAAATAATCTCAAACAATTAGTTATAATTTCAGATTATCAGAGTTAGATATTTTGTTACAAACATAAAATCGAAAAGAAACAAACAACAGCAATGCTAAATATAAACAACTTACAAGCTAGTATCGATACAGGTGCAGGCGAAAAAGAAATCTTGAAAGGACTTAATCTTGAAGTAAAGGCTGGCGAAGTTCACGCTATTATGGGACCTAATGGTTCTGGAAAAAGTACGTTAGCTTCAGTTTTAGCAGGAAGAGAAGACTATGAAGTTACAGGAGGAAGCATCGATTTTGAAGGAAAGGATTTGTTAGAACTTGCTCCTGAAGAGCGTGCTGGCGAAGGAATATTTTTAGCATTTCAACACCCAATAGAAATACCAGGAGTGAGCAATGCTACTTTTATGAAAACGGCTGTCAATGAAATTCGTAAATACAAAGGACAGGAAGAACTAGATGCAGTTTCATTCTTAAAATTGATGAAATCAAAAGCTGCTGAAATGGAATTAGATTCTTCACTTCTGACAAGAGCTTTAAACGAAGGTTTTTCTGGTGGAGAGAAGAAAAAGAATGAGATTTTCCAAATGGCTATGTTAGAACCAAAATTAGCTGTTTTAGATGAGACAGATTCAGGATTAGATATTGATGCACTCCAAATTGTAGCCAGTGGAATAAATCGCTTCAAAAGCAAAGATAATGCTGTAATTATAGTTACGCATCATCAGCGTTTGCTAGATTATATAGCACCAGATTTTGTACATGTTTTATATAAAGGGCGTATTGTAAAATCGGGTACAAAAGAGCTTGCTTTAGAGCTAGAAGCAAAAGGATATGGTTGGATAAAAGAAGAAGTGGATTCAGTTACCAGTAATCAGTAATCAGTTACCAGTTTTTATTCTGTTTTATCTTTCTTATGATAAAGTGTATTTCAATTAATAATTAATCACTTATCACTAATCACTACCTCATGACAACACTACTAGACGATATAAAATCTACTTTTTTAGCTCCTTTTGAAGAACTGGCTGAAAAGTTGAGCGATAATACAAATACAGACAAAATTTCTCAAGGCAAAAAGGCAGCTTTAGAAGCCATTAAAAGAAATCAGTTTCCTACTACGAAAAATGAAGAATGGAAATATACAGATATAAAACCAATTACTTCCAATAAATTTGATTTGCAAAGTAGAGAAGACTCTTTAAATGCAGATGTAGATTTAAACGACTTTGATTATTTTTTGAATAAAAATACAGCGTTAAAGTCTCATGTATTGGTTTTTATAAATGGCTATTTTTCTGCAAAACATTCATCTATTAAAGAAACAAGTAGTAAAATTTCTATAAAACCTCTTACAGAAACACATCCAAGCGACGAAGTTTTTGAAAAATTTCTCATTGATTTGAATAACGATTCTGTCAGTATTTTTTCAGACATAAATACAGCTTTTGCTACCGACGGTTATGTTATTGAAGTAGCAAATAATGAAGAAGTAGAGCTTCCTGTTTTTGTGTATTTTGTAAATGATGCAAGCCATAAGAATACGCTCACTCAAGTCAGAAATTATATTTCAGTAGGAGAAAACAGCCGTTGTACAGTTGTAGAAAATTACATTACGAAGGGAGAAAATCCTAACCTTACTAATATTGTAACATCTGTAAATGTTGAGAAGTATGGAAATGTAAAGCATTACAAAATACAGGCAGATGCAAAAAGTCAGTTTCAAGTAGGTAGCACGCACGCTAAACAAGCTGATAACAGTAGCTTTACCAATACAACTATTTCTCTTGCAGGAAAACTTATTCGTAACGATTTGAGAATCACTTCGGGTGAACATTGTGAATCGTATATGAATGGTCTTTATCTTTTGAATGAAAAAACACATGTAGATAATCATACTGTTATTGACCATCAAAAGCCAAATTCGTACAGCAATGAAATCTATAAAGGCGTTTTGGATGAGAAATCAAGAGCTGTTTTTAATGGAAAAATATTTGTTCGTCAGCCAGCTCAAAAAACGAATGCATTTCAGTCTAACAAAAATATTTTACTTTCAGATGATGCCATTCTGAATACAAAACCACAATTAGAAATTTGGGCAGATGATGTAAAATGTTCGCACGGCGCAACGACGGGAAAACTAGACGAAGAAGCTCTATTTTATTTACAAGCTAGAGGTATTCCAAAACAAAAAGCAAAATCACTACTTCTTCAAGCCTTTGCTGAAGAGGTTTTGGAAAGTATAGAAATTGATGTTTTGAGGGAGTTTTTAGTAAGTGAAATTGAAAATCGTTTGAGTGTGTAGTATTTTGCTAAACACTAAGAATAGAAGATGAAAAATCCTTTTTGAATAAATTGCCTAAAACAGTTTATACAAAAAGGATTTTTTTTGCTAATTTTAAAAACACAAATCAATTTTTGCTTATGAAGCCCAAGACCTATTTTTCTAAAACAGAATTACTAAAAAATACTATCCTTTCTTTTGAAGTTTTAATATTGATTATTGTAGGAACGATTGGTATTATTCTAATTTTTAATAAAGAAACTTCTACAACAACGGATATTCTAGGATTGAGTATTGCTTTTTTGATTTTGATAATAATATGGACGTTAGTTCTCTTCTTTTATAGAAATTATGTTTTGAATGATATATTGAAACAATTACAAAAAAATAATTTTGAGGTGTTAGAGTTTACGCTTGCACCTACAAAAATAGAATTCCAAAAAAATCAAAAATCTTATCTCTTAACAACAGAAGACATAAGTTTGAGAAATATTGATTTTGTGCTAGAGCCAACGGATAGAGTAAAATCGAAACATAAGCAACAAAATAGCTGGAAAAGAGAATCAAGAACCTATTTTTATACGTCAAAGGTTATCCAAAAACTTCTTGATTTTGCAGAAAGTCAAAAATAAGAAAAAACCTTTTTGAATAAATTGCTTAAAACAGTTCTTTCAAAAAGGTTTTTAAAACTGATTACTGGTAATTACTTACTGGTTACCGTTTCTATTTCGCCTCTAGTTCAATAAACGGAATTATCATTTCCTCTAACGAGATACCTCCGTGCTGAAAAGTATCTTTGTAGTATTTGACGTAGTGATTATAATTGTTCGGATAAGCGAAAAAATAATCTTCTGTTGTGAATACAAAGCTCGTCGATACGTTTTGGCGAGGTAAGAAGAATTTTTCTGGGTCTTTGGCTACCAAAACATTTTTAGGGTTATAATTTAGGTTTTTACCTTGCTTGTAGCGCAAATTGGTGTTTGTGTTTCTGTCTCCTATGATTTTGTAAGGACGCTTCGTGCGAATTGTTCCGTGGTCAGTAGTAATAATCAAACGACCATTTACCTCTGCAATTTTCTTCAACATATCCCATAAAGGAGAGTGTAAAAACCACGACTTTGTAACCGAACGATAAGCTGCTTCGTCTGGCGCAAGTTCACGCACAAAAGCAGTATCCGTACGTGCGTGTGAGAGCATATCTACAAAGTTATAGACGATGACGTTGAGTTCGTTTTGTTGGAGATTACTAAAGTTTTCTACCAGTTGTTTTCCTTGATGATTTCTAAGGATTTTGTTGTAAGTTGTTTTTGTGTCTCCAAAACCAAATTCTTTCATTTGTCGGCGCAAAAACTCTTCTTCGTGGTTGTTTTTACCCTCATCATCTTGGTCTTCTACCCAAATATCAGAATGGTCTTCTGCCATTTCCAAAGGTAAAAGTCCAGAAAAAATAGCATTACGAGCATAAGCCGTAGTGGTTGGCAAGATAGAACAATATACTTTCTCTTCTTTGACTGTAAAGTATTCAGCTAAAAGCGATTCTACTATTTTCCATTGGTCGTAGCGTAAATTATCTATCAAGATAAAGAATAGAGGACGTTCTTCGTTGAGTTTTTTGTCTTCTAAAAGTGGAAAAACCCATTCGCCCATAATATCGTGAGACATCATTGGGTATTCGTCTTCAGTAGCGTCATTGAGCCAATATTCGTAATTGTTTTGAATAAATTTAGCAAAACTGATGTTAGCCTCTTCCTTTTGAGATTCCAAAATCTCTTGCATACTTTGGTTTTCGGTGTCTTCGATTTCAAGTTCCCAATAAATCAGTTTTTTATAGGCTTCTACCCACTCATCAAAATCTAAATCATCTTGAAAGGTCATGGAAAGATTCCTAAAATCTTGTTGGTAGCTCAGATTTGTCTTTTCAGTAACCAATCGTTTTTGGTCTAAAATCTTCTTTATAGAAAGCAAAATCTGATTTGGATTAACAGGCTTGATAAGATAATCAGCGATTTTTGCCCCAATGGCATCTTCCATAATATGCTCTTCTTCGCTCTTAGTTATCATAATAGCTGGAAGTGATGGACGAGTTGTTTTGATTGCTGTTAGGGTTTCTAAACCAGACATACCTGGCATATTTTCGTCTAAAAATACAATATCAAAGTTATTTTCTTCTACTGCTTCTAACGCATCTGTACCACTATTGACTGCCGTTACATCGTAGCCTTTCTTTTCTAAAAATAAAATATGAGGTTTGAGGAGTTCTATTTCGTCGTCTGCCCAAAGGATGGAATATCGTTGCATAAAAAATGGTTTTTAATTGATAATGGACAATTAAAAATGAATAATTGAATGAAAGTTTAATAAATTATTTTGGGTAGAAGTATTTCGTATTTGAAGTGGGGTTATTATCCTATAAAGTCTAGCAAATATACATTTTTTTGAACGCATAGCAATTTAAAGAACGATAAAACTGGGTTTTAGTTTTTTCTGATAATAAAATAAATTATAAGTAAAACAATAACGACTATAAAAAGCCCTAAAAATGGATAATTGATTCCTCCATGAATAAATTTCTCTTTTATCGCAGGTTCATACTTATTTTTATCTGTGTCTATTTCAACATCTTTTGGTTCGTTATTTTCGGTTGTAGTGGTTTTATCTTGAATAGATTTTGGCATTTTTTTTAGTTTAGCTAGAGAAAGTAAAGAGTCTGTATCAGTATTAATTTTATTCCAATTTATCTTTATTTGAGGAAATTCTTGTAGAAATTGTTTGTAAGAAAGATATGTTAGTCTGTCGTGATTAGTTTCCCTAGAAGTATCAGCAGGGTTTTCTATCTTTTCTTTAGCATATTTTTGTTTCAATTTTTGAGTTTCTTTTATTTTTTCATCAAGATAATCTGAATCATATTTGTAATAATTTTTGACCATCTTGTATAGAGCATTAGCGTACTCTACTGATTCTACATTTTCTGAACATTCGGCTAGTTCTATTAAAAGATGAGCCATTACATCATTAGGTGGAGAACTAAAAGGAAAACGCTCACGAAGTTGAATATTAATCTGTGTATAAACTTCTTTATCATTTTTTTGAGTTTCTGAAAGTGCTAAAATAGAATTTTGAGATAAGTAAGAAGGATTTTGAGTAATTTTTTGTTTTGCTTCCAATATTTTTACGTGTATCCATTCGCTTCCTCCGTGTGAGTTAGGATTGAGCTTAATTCCTTTTTTTATATACTTCAATGCGCTGTCTAATTCTGAATTGAGTTCATACGCTGTTCCCAAGTTTGCTACAATTTTATAATCATTAGGATAGTGATAATGCAATACTTGTAAAATATCTACAGCAATATCAGTTTTTCCTAGCTTCATTAAGGTAACTGAGTAATCAGATAAATATTTATAAGAATGCTCTTTTTCTAACTTTTTGTTAAGCTCACGCAGACTATTAAGGTGTTTTTGAGTATTGAAATTTTTATAAAAAAAATCTTTCAAAACATAAGTCATCTCGTGAGTATGTCCGTCTTTATCTGTGCCATAAAAATAATTTAAACAAGCCATAGAAGGATTGTAAAGCATACAGAGTATTAATAACAGCGAAAATAATTTCTTCATAACATGACTTTTAAAGTAAGGGAGTATTGATAAATATAATCAATTTTTTGTTCTACTTTTTATTTTGTATCCGAAGTTGTTTAATGTTTAAGAAGCTATGTTATTCGGTACTGACCTATCTGTCTAACATTGGTTTATTTAGGTCAGTTCATCAGATAGGACAATAAAAAACATACTTACTTAGTAGTAAGTAAAATATTTTTTGTAGTTTTGCGTTATGATACTATATCTAACTCAAAACATCTTTTTATTTTATGTCTAATATTGTTATAGCATCTCAATCTTATTCTTTAGATTACTTGGATAATAAACTAGCTACACTAGATACTAGAGAAAAAATAATCTATTTAGGAGAAGCTCTGTTTCAGCAGTTCGGATACAATGGTTTTAGTTATAAGCATATTGCCCAAAAATTAGGAATTAAAAATGCTGCCATTCATTATCATTTTCCATCGAAGGAAGATTTGGGAATAGCTATCATAGAACATGCAAGAGGTAAGTTACAACGTTGGAAAACAAAAACTGACGAATTACCTATTTCTGCTACTGAAAAACTGGAAAAATATATTGATGGTATGTATGGTTGGCAGATAGACAAAGGAAACAGAGTATGTTTGATGGCTGCTTCTGGAACAGATTTTTTTTCTATTCCCCCAACAATGCAAGAGAAAGCTCAATCTTTAGGATATTTTATACGTAATATGTATAGTGAAATATTGAAAGAAGGTAGAGAGAACAATGAGTTTTATTTTGAAGGTGAGCCTAAACATCAAGCTCTTAATATTTTATTTGCACTTCAAGGCTCTTTACTGAGTGCCAGACTACATGGCAAAGAAGTATATCAGATAGCTAAAAATCAAGTTTTTCTGAATTTGAAGGCTAAAAAATAAACACAAGGATTTTATAACAAACGACACGTTCAAATAAATTTTTCTTAATCAACTTACTTATTAGTAAGTATAAATTTAAAAATCTATGAATATCATTTTGCAACAGCTACTTAAAAAGCCTTTTTTTGGTAATTTCTTTGTTCAGAATTGGGAAAATCCATTACCAAGCATAGAACAAGAACAATGGAAGGAAATTAATTTCTTAAATCCAGACGGATTTATTTTGAAAGGTCTGTTTGCTCCTGCTCTTACACACGAACCCAAGGCAAGTATTTTGTGTGTTCCTCCAATGCTTAAATCTTCAAAAGGCTATTTTTTGAGCAGTGGTATTGCCAATTTTTTAAGAAAAAATGGTTACAATGTTTTTTTAATTGATTTGAACGGCTTTGGAGAAAGTCAGAATGGAAGTTTTGATTTTCCAGCTGATGTTTTGGCTGCAACAAAAGTTTTAGAAGAGCTTACACCATCTTTGCCCTTGGGATATTTTGGTATATCGCAGGGAGCAGCTTGGGGAATTTGTGCTTTAGCAAACCCTACTCATAGTTTCGAAACGGCTATTTTTGAAGCTCCTCTTACCTCTCTTCCAGAGTTTTGGAAACATTATCCTTTAGCTGCAAAAGTCTTGAAAGTGATGCAGTTTATAGACCCTGTAACAGAAAAAGAAAAATTAAGACCCATCAATAAGATTTCACATCTAAAAAATCTCAAAAATATACTTTTGATGTATGGCGATAAAGACATTCATACACCTATTGAAATGGGAAAACGCTTTAAAGACAAGGCAAATGTAGATACAGAACTTTTTATTTTTGAAAATGCAGCACATTTAGAACCTATTAAAAAATATCAAGGGCTTTATTTTGAAAAAGTAGTGAATCATTTTGATACAACTTTTGCTCCTTCAAATACTATTCGCTCTGAAGAGTATTATTTTGATACCGAACTTACTTATTAGTAAGTATATTCTTTGCTTCTTCTACCTTGTTTAACGCAGGGTAGGAGGATTTTTTTTATAAACTTTAAGGTGGTGTTACACAGAATATGATGACTATTTATATTTTATAGCTTGGTACAGACTATCGTAGGTGAGACACCAACAATGGCGAAAATAAGCCTTTGTTGGTGTCTCCACCAACGACCAATATAATCTATCATACTTTGTTACAATCTCATCAACTTTAAAAATAAATATTCTGTGCCAAACGATACGTATTGGCGTGTGCTTCTACAATATCAGCAATTTTAGGCGAATAGCCACCTCCCATACTAACCGAAACAGGAATATTATTTTCCTTGCATTCTGTAAAAACAAATAAATCTCGCTCTCGGCAGCCTTGTAAAGTCATTCCTAAACGTCCTAACTTATCAGTCTCTAAAACATCTACACCTGATTGAAAGAATATAAATTGAGGTTTTTGTTCTTCAATAAGTTTAGGTAGGGTTTCTTTCAGAATTTTGAGATAGGTTTTATCATCTGTTCCATCTTCTAATTCAATATCTAAATCTGAATTTTCTTTTTTGTAGGGATAATTTTTTTCTCCGTGCATACTGAATGTAAAAACTCTCTCGTTATTTTCAAAAATCTCTGCCGTTCCGTTGCCTTGATGTACATCCAAATCTACGACCAAAATTTTATCAAAATTATGTTCATCTATCAAATGATATGCACCTAGAGCAATATCATTGAGCAAACAAAATCCTTCGCCATGTTCTGTAAAAGCATGGTGTGTCCCTCCAGCTATATTCATACTAACACCATATTTTAAGGCAAATTCTGTGTTTTGAATTGTTCCTCCAGCAATCGTAATTTCTCTTTCTATTAGCTCGGCAGAAAGAGGAAAGCCTGTTCTTCGTTCTTCTTTTCTTGTAAGGGAAAGATTTTTTAGTTTTTTCCAGTATTCAGATGTGTGCGCTCTTAAAATTTTATCTTCAGAAAGAGGTATTGGTGTAAAAAAATTTTCTTCTTTTGCTGTTCCTTCGTAGATAAGTTGCTCTGGCAAAAGCTCATATTTTTGCATTGGAAAGCGATGATTTGCTGGCAAAGGATGAGCATAAATGGGAGCAAAGGCAATTTTGAGCATTCTTCGAAAATGAACAGTTAAAAATTAACAATGGAAAATTATGTAGCTTAGTAAGCTCTCTCTTCTCATAGAATCTAAACAAAACTAAGACATTGTATTTTTGTTTTTAAATTTCTGCTCCTATCACTAACACATCATCTACTTGTTTATTGAATCCTTTCCAGTTTATAAAAGTGTTTCGAATAATTTTGTATTGTTCTTTAACGTCCTTATCGTGCATAGAAAAGAGTAACTCTCTGAAATTTTTTACCATAAATTTTTTATTTTTTTCTCCTCCAAATTGGTCTTGAAAACCGTCTGTACAAAGCCAAAAGTTAGTTTTATATCCTTCCAATTGTATAGTATGTTTTTCAAATTTTCGTATTTCGTTTTGCTTTGTTTTTCCTCCTATTGTATTTTTGGTTGCTTTTATAGATGTACAAACAAGTTCAGTTGTTACACTTGCATCTAGTGGAGTTTGAACATAGTAAAAAGGGTTCATAGCTCCTGCATATTCTAGTGTTTCAAATTTTGCTTTACCCTTCTCTGTTTTATTTTTTTTAATAGATACAATTGCTCCATCCATTCCATCACGGTTTTGGGTTTGTTCCTGTTGTAAGGACGAATAAACTTTGTTGTGTAACTCTTCTAAAATTAAGTCTGGAGAATATATTTTTTTTACATTGACAATATCGCTCAATATTTGATGAGCTATCATAGACATAAATGCCCCCGGAACGCCATGTCCTGTACAATCAAATGCACCAAAAATTATATGTGTTTTTTTCTCCTCAAAGAAATAAAAGTCCCCACTTACAATATCACGAGGTTTGTAAAAAACAAAAAATGCATCTAAAGCATGAGAAATCCTTTCTTGAAAAGGTAACATTGCTCTTTGGATGGTTTTTGCATAATTTATACTAGAGAGAATGTCTGTTTTTTGCTTGTCTAATTCTTTAACAGTTTTCTCTAAATCTGTTGTTGTATTTGATAAGGCATCCCTTTGTGCTTTAATTTCTT
This portion of the Bernardetia sp. genome encodes:
- a CDS encoding TerD family protein, whose protein sequence is MAISLKKGGRFNLSKNEPSLEKVMVGLGWEMKSGAKLDLDVSVFMVGASGKLPADEYFVFYNNLKSPDGSIQHTGDNRTGDGEGDDEMVLANLPLVSSDVKELIFVASIHEAATRRHNFGLLRDAYIRVVDVSSDREILRYDLDEEFGSNTDVEFGRLVRENGEWSFVASGMGENGGLQTFVDKYA
- a CDS encoding TerD family protein, which encodes MSISLNKKTGINLKKGSSISLEKAGKTYDRICIGVNWGMIKTKQLFGLVSSNESVDLDGSVAVFDAEGNRIDLVYYSSLISKDKAIVHSGDDRQGDSKADDFDNEVIEIELNKIDVRATQLIFFLNSYKGQDFAEIPYSKIRIFEGNKREVREVLATFNLSSEPKFAGHTSMVMGKMMRHASGKWEFKAIGEAIRAPHMSQTLDIIANEYL
- a CDS encoding TerD family protein, which gives rise to MSIRLSKGSTLNLTKKEPSLEKIMIGLGWEMKTSNKLDLDVSMFMIGENGKLISDEYLVFYNNLKSPDGAAQHLGDNRTGDGDGDDEMILVNLATINPAVTELILAVTIHEAETRRHNFGLLKDAYIRIVDVKTDRQVLIYDLDEEFPTDTNVEFGRLVKQNNEWSFVASGVGGKEGLQGYVDRYA
- a CDS encoding NUDIX domain-containing protein, with amino-acid sequence MNEKNDWKTLSTETVYENNWIHVEENKVINPSGNNGIYGVVHFKNAAIGIVPLDKDNNTYLVGQWRYALNEYSWEIPMGGAPTEDYLLHAQRELEEETGLKAKKWQKLMKLHTSNSICDEVGYVFLAQELEQGEMQPEETENLAIRKLPFEEVYQMVLRGDITDAISVAGILRVKIALEK
- the sufC gene encoding Fe-S cluster assembly ATPase SufC, which encodes MLNINNLQASIDTGAGEKEILKGLNLEVKAGEVHAIMGPNGSGKSTLASVLAGREDYEVTGGSIDFEGKDLLELAPEERAGEGIFLAFQHPIEIPGVSNATFMKTAVNEIRKYKGQEELDAVSFLKLMKSKAAEMELDSSLLTRALNEGFSGGEKKKNEIFQMAMLEPKLAVLDETDSGLDIDALQIVASGINRFKSKDNAVIIVTHHQRLLDYIAPDFVHVLYKGRIVKSGTKELALELEAKGYGWIKEEVDSVTSNQ
- the sufD gene encoding Fe-S cluster assembly protein SufD, which gives rise to MTTLLDDIKSTFLAPFEELAEKLSDNTNTDKISQGKKAALEAIKRNQFPTTKNEEWKYTDIKPITSNKFDLQSREDSLNADVDLNDFDYFLNKNTALKSHVLVFINGYFSAKHSSIKETSSKISIKPLTETHPSDEVFEKFLIDLNNDSVSIFSDINTAFATDGYVIEVANNEEVELPVFVYFVNDASHKNTLTQVRNYISVGENSRCTVVENYITKGENPNLTNIVTSVNVEKYGNVKHYKIQADAKSQFQVGSTHAKQADNSSFTNTTISLAGKLIRNDLRITSGEHCESYMNGLYLLNEKTHVDNHTVIDHQKPNSYSNEIYKGVLDEKSRAVFNGKIFVRQPAQKTNAFQSNKNILLSDDAILNTKPQLEIWADDVKCSHGATTGKLDEEALFYLQARGIPKQKAKSLLLQAFAEEVLESIEIDVLREFLVSEIENRLSV